Proteins from one Cryptomeria japonica chromosome 4, Sugi_1.0, whole genome shotgun sequence genomic window:
- the LOC131031413 gene encoding vacuolar iron transporter homolog 1-like, giving the protein MGENIMGRHAHGTRIKQSNSYSPPPSPGARLLATEKGQCATKGGLWECGQHTLRFNIFKISFHTTFSWTAVRNQAKMDVRSSSPVALQLDSTELKRMMKEGEAIAEASPLPTPPRSSVLITMSPCPEEDEDEKNMDFRNRAQWLRAAVLGATDGLVTTASLMMGVGAVKTDAKTMVISGLAALVAGACSMAIGEFISVQTQRDVELSNLKRQKQAEKALKGTEQANRLPPASPLVISREEKEGLPSPIQAACASALAFSVGALLLLISAAFISDYTVRVGVLGGVSSLVLIIFGAIGAYFGRSCIVKGSMRVLIGGWLAMLVTYGLLRLFRATAGVEDTADCFNSFRTES; this is encoded by the exons ATGGGGGAAAATATAATGGGTAGGCACGCTCATGGCACACGCATTAAGCAATCCAACTCATATAGTCCACCGCCTAGTCCTGGT GCTCGCCTTTTGGCTACCGAAAAGGGTCAGTGTGCTACAAAAGGAGGTCTATGGGAGTGTGGACAACACACGCTGCgttttaacattttcaaaatttccttCCATACTACATTTAGTTGGACGGCTGTGAGAAACCAAGCTAAAATGGACGTTAGATCATCCAGCCCAGTTGCTTTGCAGTTGGACTCTACAGAATTGAAGAGAATGATGAAAGAAGGAGAAGCAATTGCGGAGGCGTCGCCACTTCCAACTCCTCCCAGGTCGAGTGTTCTCATTACCATGTCTCCTTGTCCAGaggaagatgaagatgagaaaaacatGGATTTTCGAAATAGAGCACAGTGGCTTCGGGCTGCTGTCCTTGGAGCTACCGATGGACTGGTCACAACAGCGTCACTGATGATGGGCGTGGGCGCGGTGAAAACAGACGCAAAGACAATGGTGATATCTGGGCTGGCGGCGCTGGTGGCGGGGGCATGCAGCATGGCCATCGGCGAATTCATTTCCGTGCAAACGCAGCGCGACGTGGAACTGTCCAACCTCAAGAGACAAAAGCAAGCTGAAAAGGCGTTGAAGGGAACAGAACAAGCGAACAGATTGCCTCCTGCGTCTCCGTTGGTGatttcaagagaagagaaagaggggCTTCCAAGCCCAATTCAGGCGGCTTGCGCATCGGCCCTTGCGTTCTCTGTGGGGGCACTGTTGCTTCTTATCTCTGCTGCCTTTATCAGTGACTATACTGTTAGGGTTGGCGTTCTAGGTGGAGTTTCGAGCTTGGTGCTCATAATCTTTGGCGCGATTGGAGCTTACTTTGGGCGGTCTTGTATTGTTAAGGGGAGCATGAGAGTGTTGATTGGAGGATGGCTTGCCATGTTAGTCACCTACGGTCTGCTAAGGCTCTTTCGCGCCACGGCAGGAGTTGAAGACACGGCAGACTGCTTCAATAGCTTTCGAACTGAATCTTAA